The following coding sequences are from one Arachis hypogaea cultivar Tifrunner chromosome 7, arahy.Tifrunner.gnm2.J5K5, whole genome shotgun sequence window:
- the LOC112702790 gene encoding RING-H2 finger protein ATL2-like, with translation MQTQNKSSNSLSQLAQSMFSSNNTIMLVAIVSLLLVILFVLLLHLYAKCFLSHSHPPPQQPPRRRRRRRHRHRATLPAFQGPPQFQFHHLLVEDSPFATKGLDSATVSAIPVFVYEAEKKRKTEQEEDREELECVICLSGFEEGEMGRTLPKCGHAFHVECIDMWLSSHCNCPICRAPVVHQNDTGSVDDEDDDGVVQIVIGTPSYEISESENGNNDEDNNSVSVSGSETSYSSSSSSLLLGCSFKRMLRKKY, from the exons ATGCAAACACAAAACAAGTCATCTAACTCACTGAGTCAACTCGCTCAGAGCATGTTCTCATCCAACAACACCATCATGCTTGTCGCCATTGTTTCTCTTCTCCTTGTAATTCTCttcgtccttctcctccatcTCTACGCCAAATGCTTCCTCTCTCACTCTCACCCACCACCTCAACAACCTCCCCGCCGTCGCCGTCGCCGCCGCCATCGCCACCGTGCAACTCTCCCTGCCTTCCAGGGTCCACCCCAGTTCCAGTTCCACCACTTGCTCGTGGAGGACTCACCCTTTGCCACCAAAGGACTCGATTCCGCTACGGTTTCAGCGATTCCCGTGTTTGTGTACGAAgcagagaagaagaggaaaacaGAGCAAGAAGAAGACAGAGAGGAATTAGAATGTGTGATTTGTTTGAGCGGTTTCGAAGAAGGTGAAATGGGAAGAACATTACCAAAATGTGGACACGCTTTTCACGTGGAATGCATTGATATGTGGCTGAGTTCTCATTGTAACTGTCCCATTTGTAGAGCTCCTGTTGTTCATCAGAATGATACGGGTTCtgttgatgatgaagatgatgatggtgtGGTTCAGATTGTTATTGGTACTCCGAGTTATGAGATTAGTGAGAGTGAGAATGGGAACAATGATGAGGATAATAATTCAGTTTCAGTTTCAGGTTCAGAAACTTcatattcttcttcttcgtccTCTTTGTTGTTGGGGTGTTCTTTCAAGAGAATGCTGAGAAAG AAATATTGA